A window from Triticum aestivum cultivar Chinese Spring chromosome 6D, IWGSC CS RefSeq v2.1, whole genome shotgun sequence encodes these proteins:
- the LOC123145697 gene encoding THO complex subunit 5A isoform X2, whose protein sequence is MATVLAAEAMDVEAPARPPSATTAPKPRSLHDLLAETRASVEEVAARILAIKKDGAPKSELRELVAQMSLLLITLRQVNREILMEEDKVKGETEAAKAPVDSTTLRLHNLLYEKNHYVKAIRSCLDFQTKHPGIDLVPEEEFHRTAPADIRDKTLAADTAHDLMLKRLNFELVQRKELCERHEKLEQQKNSLLGTIANQKKFLSSLPSHLKSLKKASLPVQQQLGMLHTKKLKQHHAAELLPSPLYITYTQLLGQKEAFGENIEVEVNGSTKDAQTFAQQQAKQEMGTLANDDSNRMDDDAIDEEEDAQRRRSRSRKSSKEASNPALAYQLHPLKVVLHVYDTEDPGTKRRKLITLRFEYLAKLNVVCVGSEDSDGMDSNILCNLFPDDTGLELPHQMAKLYAGETPNFSEKDSRPYKWAQHLAGIDFLPEVPQSVGDSSNRASRNADLSSGLALYRQQNRAQTILQRIRSRKIAQMALTWQLSYLTKLRWPHIEHENTPWASRTPSCSMHSWSLTGVFPEPSARSALVVSGPAGSVDSDLERRSVTNGQETEGNREDGELPIVVHSEDMPDDSKVSQAEVSPEVLNHSRGLSLISKGSAPSKLSISHSFGRNEDDLDFLMDSDSELEELACADQETEQGSLTIDKSWEDYASREFTMVLSKTLKNGSKVMLEAKIKISMEYPLRPPLFRLQLVSEKTGDLKWHNDLRAMEAEVNLHILRILPRSYEDYILTHQVLCLAMLFDMHLDEDHEKRKVTSVIDVGLCKPVSGTMLTRSVRGRDRRQTIYWRGDVCSSYL, encoded by the exons ATGGCAACGGTGCTGGCGGCGGAGGCCATGGACGTCGAGGCACCGGCGCGTCCCCCCAGCGCCACCACCGCGCCAAAGCCACGCTCCCTTCACGACCTCCTCGCCGAGACCCGCGCCTCCGTCGAGGAGGTCGCCGCCCGCATACTCGCCATCAAGAAGGACGGCGCCCCCAAGTCCGAGCTCCGCGAGCTCGTCGCGCAGATGTCCCTCCTCCTCATCACGCTCCGCCAG GTGAACAGGGAGATACTGATGGAGGAGGATAAGGTGAAGGGGGAGACGGAGGCGGCGAAGGCGCCCGTGGACTCCACCACGCTGAGGCTGCACAACCTGCTGTACGAGAAGAACCACTACGTCAAGGCCATCAGGTCGTGCCTCGACTTCCAGACGAAGCACCCGGGGATAGACCTCGTCCCCGAGGAGGAGTTCCACCGCACCGCGCCGGCTGACATCCGTGACAAGACTCTCGCGGCGGACACCGCCCACGACCTCATGCTCAAGCGCCTCAACTTCGAGCTCGTCCAG CGTAAAGAGCTATGTGAGCGACATGAGAAATTGGAACAACAGAAGAACAGTTTGCTGGGGACAATTGCAAATCAGAAGAAGTTCCTTTCAAGCCTCCCATCGCATTTGAAATCACTGAAGAAAGCATCTTTGCCAGTGCAGCAGCAGCTTGGGATGCTGCATACTAAGAAATTAAAGCAGCACCATGCAGCTGAGTTGCTCCCATCTCCTCTTTATATAACTTACACCCAGTTGTTAGGACAGAAAGAAGCATTTGGCGAGAATATTGAAGTGGAGGTAAATGGAAGCACAAAGGACGCTCAAACTTTTGCTCAACAGCAAGCCAAACAGGAAATGG GTACTTTGGCAAATGATGATAGTAATAGGATGGACGATGATGCAATTGATGAGGAAGAAGATGCTCAGAGAAGAAGATCAAGGTCTAGGAAGAGTTCAAAGGAAGCTAGTAATCCTGCATTAGCATATCAACTTCATCCACTCAAAGTTGTTCTCCATGTATATGATACTGAAGATCCTGGAACCAAGCGTCGTAAGCTCATCACTTTGAGGTTTGAATACTTGGCAAAGTTGAATGTTGTCTGTGTTGGATCTGAAGATTCAGATGGAATGGACAGCAATATCCTGTGCAACCTATTTCCAGATGACACCGGCTTAGAGCTGCCTCATCAG ATGGCTAAGCTTTATGCTGGGGAGACTCCAAATTTTAGTGAAAAGGATTCGCGTCCGTACAAGTGGGCACAGCATCTAGCTGGTATAGACTTCCTCCCGGAGGTTCCTCAATCTGTTGGGGATAGTTCTAACAGAGCGTCGAGAAATGCTGATTTGTCATCTGGGCTTGCACTATACCGTCAGCAGAATCGTGCACAGACTATTTTGCAGAGAATCCGCTCTCGGAAAATTGCACAAATGGCTCTCAC GTGGCAACTTAGTTATTTAACTAAGCTGAGGTGGCCTCACATAGAACACGAGAATACACCATGGGCATCACGCACCCCATCGTGTAGTATGCACAGTTGGTCATTGACAGGAGTTTTTCCTGAGCCTTCGGCTCGTTCTGCTTTAGTGGTGAGTGGGCCTGCAGGAAGTGTTGACAGTGATTTGGAGAGAAGATCTGTGACAAATGGGCAAGAAACCGAGGGTAACAGAGAGGATGGTGAGCTTCCAATTGTGGTTCACTCTGAAGATATGCCAGATGATTCTAAAGTATCACAGGCAGAGGTCTCACCTGAAGTTCTAAACCATTCTAGAGGCTTATCTCTTATATCAAAGGGCTCTGCACCATCTAAGCTAAGCATCTCACACAGTTTTGGTAGAAATGAGGATGATCTTGATTTCTTAATGGACAGTGACAGTGAGTTGGAGGAGCTGGCATGTGCTGACCAAGAAACTGAGCAAGGTAGCCTCACTATAGATAAATCCTGGGAGGATTATGCTTCCAGAGAGTTCACCATGGTCTTGAGTAAAACTTTGAAGAATGGTTCAAAAGTCATGCTGGAAGCCAAG ATTAAAATTAGCATGGAGTATCCTCTTAGGCCACCACTTTTCAGATTGCAGCTGGTTTCTGAAAAGACCGGAGATTTGAAATGGCACAATGATCTTCGTGCAATGGAAGCTGAG GTGAATCTTCACATCCTCCGAATTCTTCCTCGGTCGTACGAGGACTATATATTAACCCACCAAGTTCTGTGCCTGGCTATGTTATTTGATATGCATTTGGACGAGGATCACGAGAAAAGGAAAGTTACTTCAGTGATTGATGTCGGGCTCTGCAAACCAGTCAGTGGAACCATGCTCACTAGATCGGTCAGGGGGAGAGACCGCAGACAGACCATCTATTGGCGAGGTGACGTTTGCTCTAGTTATTTGTGA
- the LOC123141891 gene encoding pathogenesis-related protein PR-4-like → MATEVAAAGARMPVSVLVLVALVVVCLSANGAAAQQASGVAATYNLYNPEKINWDLRVASVFCATWDADMPLAWRQRYGWTAFCGPAGAHGQPSCGRCLQVTNRATGARTVARVVDQCDNGGLDLDVAVFRQIDTDGGGVANGHLVVDYQFVGCQD, encoded by the exons ATGGCAACGGAGGTCGCCGCCGCTGGCGCAAGAATGCCGGTGTCCGTGCTGGTTCTCGTGGCATTGGTCGTGGTCTGCTTGTCCGCCAACGGCGCGGCGGCGCAGCAGGCAAGCGGCGTGGCGGCGACGTACAACCTGTACAACCCAGAGAAGATCAACTGGGACCTGCGCGTCGCCAGCGTCTTCTGCGCGACGTGGGACGCCGACATGCCGCTGGCCTGGCGGCAGAGGTACGGCTGGACGGCGTTCTGCGGCCCCGCCGGCGCGCACGGCCAGCCGTCCTGCGGCCGCTGCCTCCAG GTGACCAACAGGGCGACGGGGGCTCGGACGGTGGCGAGGGTGGTGGACCAGTGCGACAACGGCGGGCTCGACCTTGACGTCGCCGTGTTCCGGCAGATCGACACCGACGGAGGCGGCGTCGCCAACGGCCACCTCGTCGTCGACTACCAGTTCGTCGGCTGCCAGGACTGA
- the LOC123145698 gene encoding pathogenesis-related protein PR-4, producing MATEVAVVPGTRTPVSVLVLMALTVVCLSANGAAAQQASGVAATYNLYNPEKINWDLRAASVFCATWDADMPLAWRQRYGWTAFCGPAGAHGQPSCGRCLQVTNRATGARTVARVVDQCANGGLDLDAAVFQQIDTDRGGAANGHLVVDYEFVGCQD from the exons ATGGCGACGGAGGTCGCCGTTGTTCCTGGCACGAGGACGCCGGTGTCAGTGCTGGTTCTCATGGCACTGACCGTGGTCTGCCTATCCGCAAACGGCGCGGCGGCGCAGCAGGCAAGCGGCGTGGCGGCGACGTACAACCTGTACAACCCAGAGAAGATCAACTGGGACCTGCGCGCCGCCAGCGTCTTCTGCGCGACGTGGGACGCCGACATGCCGCTGGCGTGGCGGCAGAGGTACGGCTGGACGGCGTTCTGCGGCCCCGCCGGCGCGCACGGCCAGCCGTCCTGCGGCCGCTGCCTCCAG GTGACGAACAGGGCGACGGGGGCGCGTACGGTGGCGAGGGTGGTGGACCAGTGCGCCAATGGCGGGCTCGACCTTGACGCTGCCGtgttccagcagatcgacaccgacAGAGGCGGCGCCGCCAACGGCCACCTCGTCGTCGACTATGAGTTCGTCGGCTGCCAAGACTAA
- the LOC123145697 gene encoding THO complex subunit 5A isoform X1 has protein sequence MATVLAAEAMDVEAPARPPSATTAPKPRSLHDLLAETRASVEEVAARILAIKKDGAPKSELRELVAQMSLLLITLRQVNREILMEEDKVKGETEAAKAPVDSTTLRLHNLLYEKNHYVKAIRSCLDFQTKHPGIDLVPEEEFHRTAPADIRDKTLAADTAHDLMLKRLNFELVQRKELCERHEKLEQQKNSLLGTIANQKKFLSSLPSHLKSLKKASLPVQQQLGMLHTKKLKQHHAAELLPSPLYITYTQLLGQKEAFGENIEVEVNGSTKDAQTFAQQQAKQEMAGTLANDDSNRMDDDAIDEEEDAQRRRSRSRKSSKEASNPALAYQLHPLKVVLHVYDTEDPGTKRRKLITLRFEYLAKLNVVCVGSEDSDGMDSNILCNLFPDDTGLELPHQMAKLYAGETPNFSEKDSRPYKWAQHLAGIDFLPEVPQSVGDSSNRASRNADLSSGLALYRQQNRAQTILQRIRSRKIAQMALTWQLSYLTKLRWPHIEHENTPWASRTPSCSMHSWSLTGVFPEPSARSALVVSGPAGSVDSDLERRSVTNGQETEGNREDGELPIVVHSEDMPDDSKVSQAEVSPEVLNHSRGLSLISKGSAPSKLSISHSFGRNEDDLDFLMDSDSELEELACADQETEQGSLTIDKSWEDYASREFTMVLSKTLKNGSKVMLEAKIKISMEYPLRPPLFRLQLVSEKTGDLKWHNDLRAMEAEVNLHILRILPRSYEDYILTHQVLCLAMLFDMHLDEDHEKRKVTSVIDVGLCKPVSGTMLTRSVRGRDRRQTIYWRGDVCSSYL, from the exons ATGGCAACGGTGCTGGCGGCGGAGGCCATGGACGTCGAGGCACCGGCGCGTCCCCCCAGCGCCACCACCGCGCCAAAGCCACGCTCCCTTCACGACCTCCTCGCCGAGACCCGCGCCTCCGTCGAGGAGGTCGCCGCCCGCATACTCGCCATCAAGAAGGACGGCGCCCCCAAGTCCGAGCTCCGCGAGCTCGTCGCGCAGATGTCCCTCCTCCTCATCACGCTCCGCCAG GTGAACAGGGAGATACTGATGGAGGAGGATAAGGTGAAGGGGGAGACGGAGGCGGCGAAGGCGCCCGTGGACTCCACCACGCTGAGGCTGCACAACCTGCTGTACGAGAAGAACCACTACGTCAAGGCCATCAGGTCGTGCCTCGACTTCCAGACGAAGCACCCGGGGATAGACCTCGTCCCCGAGGAGGAGTTCCACCGCACCGCGCCGGCTGACATCCGTGACAAGACTCTCGCGGCGGACACCGCCCACGACCTCATGCTCAAGCGCCTCAACTTCGAGCTCGTCCAG CGTAAAGAGCTATGTGAGCGACATGAGAAATTGGAACAACAGAAGAACAGTTTGCTGGGGACAATTGCAAATCAGAAGAAGTTCCTTTCAAGCCTCCCATCGCATTTGAAATCACTGAAGAAAGCATCTTTGCCAGTGCAGCAGCAGCTTGGGATGCTGCATACTAAGAAATTAAAGCAGCACCATGCAGCTGAGTTGCTCCCATCTCCTCTTTATATAACTTACACCCAGTTGTTAGGACAGAAAGAAGCATTTGGCGAGAATATTGAAGTGGAGGTAAATGGAAGCACAAAGGACGCTCAAACTTTTGCTCAACAGCAAGCCAAACAGGAAATGG CAGGTACTTTGGCAAATGATGATAGTAATAGGATGGACGATGATGCAATTGATGAGGAAGAAGATGCTCAGAGAAGAAGATCAAGGTCTAGGAAGAGTTCAAAGGAAGCTAGTAATCCTGCATTAGCATATCAACTTCATCCACTCAAAGTTGTTCTCCATGTATATGATACTGAAGATCCTGGAACCAAGCGTCGTAAGCTCATCACTTTGAGGTTTGAATACTTGGCAAAGTTGAATGTTGTCTGTGTTGGATCTGAAGATTCAGATGGAATGGACAGCAATATCCTGTGCAACCTATTTCCAGATGACACCGGCTTAGAGCTGCCTCATCAG ATGGCTAAGCTTTATGCTGGGGAGACTCCAAATTTTAGTGAAAAGGATTCGCGTCCGTACAAGTGGGCACAGCATCTAGCTGGTATAGACTTCCTCCCGGAGGTTCCTCAATCTGTTGGGGATAGTTCTAACAGAGCGTCGAGAAATGCTGATTTGTCATCTGGGCTTGCACTATACCGTCAGCAGAATCGTGCACAGACTATTTTGCAGAGAATCCGCTCTCGGAAAATTGCACAAATGGCTCTCAC GTGGCAACTTAGTTATTTAACTAAGCTGAGGTGGCCTCACATAGAACACGAGAATACACCATGGGCATCACGCACCCCATCGTGTAGTATGCACAGTTGGTCATTGACAGGAGTTTTTCCTGAGCCTTCGGCTCGTTCTGCTTTAGTGGTGAGTGGGCCTGCAGGAAGTGTTGACAGTGATTTGGAGAGAAGATCTGTGACAAATGGGCAAGAAACCGAGGGTAACAGAGAGGATGGTGAGCTTCCAATTGTGGTTCACTCTGAAGATATGCCAGATGATTCTAAAGTATCACAGGCAGAGGTCTCACCTGAAGTTCTAAACCATTCTAGAGGCTTATCTCTTATATCAAAGGGCTCTGCACCATCTAAGCTAAGCATCTCACACAGTTTTGGTAGAAATGAGGATGATCTTGATTTCTTAATGGACAGTGACAGTGAGTTGGAGGAGCTGGCATGTGCTGACCAAGAAACTGAGCAAGGTAGCCTCACTATAGATAAATCCTGGGAGGATTATGCTTCCAGAGAGTTCACCATGGTCTTGAGTAAAACTTTGAAGAATGGTTCAAAAGTCATGCTGGAAGCCAAG ATTAAAATTAGCATGGAGTATCCTCTTAGGCCACCACTTTTCAGATTGCAGCTGGTTTCTGAAAAGACCGGAGATTTGAAATGGCACAATGATCTTCGTGCAATGGAAGCTGAG GTGAATCTTCACATCCTCCGAATTCTTCCTCGGTCGTACGAGGACTATATATTAACCCACCAAGTTCTGTGCCTGGCTATGTTATTTGATATGCATTTGGACGAGGATCACGAGAAAAGGAAAGTTACTTCAGTGATTGATGTCGGGCTCTGCAAACCAGTCAGTGGAACCATGCTCACTAGATCGGTCAGGGGGAGAGACCGCAGACAGACCATCTATTGGCGAGGTGACGTTTGCTCTAGTTATTTGTGA